In the Passer domesticus isolate bPasDom1 chromosome 4, bPasDom1.hap1, whole genome shotgun sequence genome, one interval contains:
- the CCDC142 gene encoding coiled-coil domain-containing protein 142 isoform X1, translating to MDAGGAERRGAELCLQVGDAGLGGLILLLLTARPGPGDGAARGDPPEPGGSRGPLARSLQRAEAMLRSVTPGLRRLLSPRPSRRGDTDDDDDEEDEAASIVVPLEQSFPALRRCLCVWEDPRTETFLGYVRPHPGGAGDFSADAARRRVAARGATLHALLQHRHQLRLARDFARRLEASSKFLRRLQAPPGPGEPGEPALRELCQELRAHAGHWAALLRRLRADAWLRALPRRRGQAVLHVRWALLLPALTAARLAGRRLEGRLRELGCRGGPAPASERLADLFQGLEIYNGVVRGLAEELGPEAEAPGAFTVGGVLRLLAAERGRAVARRLRPLLWPQSGDIRDGRVCWEDVALPWPPRHDAAERGAGAGTEPSGTEAPAALAAELQALCQEDEELMGQVFGALVASADSLWQPVLSESPEAPGLRPGSAGGWKAVRWLDAARGPVAATLSARYRLLLWESVGAVLGDSPGTPPATPSATVSAAWELSRALAVARVPAECREELGRLCLQLLCRSVLCSWDTDFTRALGSGLSDKCLETPGGSPGPGCSRTAQQLRCLFPALALALRCLRLLPPRPHAPPGGLCLRLQVLGRCLAAVAAAHAWLTGRAGRYLAAWALPQFLLLTQGDLQVLKAEAEQLVLQASRTFPEPGDIPGDSPPEPLPSPPGSPWELQLCRQIRDVANSIQLFSGDVLWMFSTSCKRLSAEIFDQTMPLGRHWRLGPRAELPSSPSAYAAAAVQAVLGQVLQGAQALPHDAQVPTLARVTTAFLEAWMDHILTRRIKFRVPCSCGGTSRRRGSWCAPRAPGWPPRRGGPCARSASSGTRTRPCGACCSSRGGRGQPPAHGAASGAAAQTKAPTPWKHPWSLSLAWTLWRGRARSRGRPRWLRRPMARPGPSPRSRAASSSGCPCGCTEPAAGACRGCRAWGTAPRADPR from the exons GCGGGTCGCGGGGGCCGCTGGCACGCTCCCTGCAGCGGGCAGAGGCCATGCTGCGCAGCGTCACCCCGGGGCTGCGCCGCCTGCTGTCCCCGCGGCCGAGCCGGCGCGGCGACACCGACGACGACGACGACGAGGAGGACGAAGCGGCGTCCATCGTGGTGCCGCTGGAGCAAAGCTTCCCAGCGCTGCGCCGCTGCCTGTGCGTCTGGGAGGACCCCCGCACCGAGACCTTCCTGGGGTACGTGCGGCCCCACCCCGGCGGCGCCGGCGACTTCTCGGCGGACGCGGCGCGGCGGCGCGTGGCGGCGCGCGGCGCGACCCTGCACGCGCTGCTGCAGCACCGCCACCAGCTGCGCCTGGCCCGCGACTTCGCCCGACGCCTCGAGGCCTCCTCCAAATTCCTGCGGCGGCTGCAGGCGCCGCCGGGGCCTGGCGAGCCCGGCGAGCCAGCGCTgcgggagctgtgccaggagctgcgGGCGCACGCCGGGCACTGGGCCGCGCTGCTGCGGCGGCTGCGGGCGGACGCGTGGCTGCGGGCGCTGCCGCGGCGCCGGGGCCAGGCCGTGCTGCACGTGCGCtgggcgctgctgctgccggcgcTGACGGCCGCGCGCCTGGCCGGCCGCCGCCTCGAGGGACGCCTGCGGGAGCTCGGCTGCCGCGGCGGGCCTGCCCCGGCCTCTGAGCGCCTGGCTGACCTCTTCCAGGGGCTGGAGATCTACAACGGCGTGGTGCGGGGGCTGGCGGAGGAGCTGGGCCCCGAGGCGGAGGCCCCCGGCGCCTTCACGGTGGGCGGGGTGCTGCGGCTGCTGGcggccgagcggggccgggccgtggCCCGGAGGCTCCGGCCGCTCCTGTGGCCGCAGAGTGGGGACATCAGGGATGGACGCGTCTGCTGGGAGGACGTGGCGCTGCCGTGGCCGCCGCGGCACGACGCGGCTGAGAGGGGCGCGGGGGCGGGCACAGAACCTTCCGGAACAGAGGCGCCAGCGGCGCTGGcggctgagctgcaggcgctGTGCCAGGAGGACGAGGAGCTGATGGGACAGGTTTTTGGGGCGCTGGTGGCCTCAGCCGACAGCCTGTGGCAGCCGGTGCTGTCCGAGAGCCCCGAGgcgccggggctgcggccgggcagcgccggcggCTGGAAGGCCGTGCGGTGGCTGGACGCCGCCCGCGGCCCCGTGGCTGCCACCCTGAGCGCCCGCTACcgcctgctgctctgggaatctgTGGGTGCCGTGCTGGGGGACAGCCCGGGCACcccccctgccacccccagcgCCACCGTCAGCGCGGCGTGGGAGCTGAGCCGCGCGCTCGCCGTGG cccgCGTGCCCGCTGAGTGCCGCGAGGAGCTGGGgcggctctgcctgcagctgctgtgccgGAGcgtcctctgcagctgggacacgG ATTTCACCCGTgctctgggctcagggctgtcaGACAAGTGCTTGGAGAccccgggggggtccccggggccGGGGTGCAGccgcacagcccagcagctccggTGCCTCTTCCCGGCCCTGGCGCTGGCCCTGCGCTGCCTGCGCCTGCTGCCCCCCCGCCCGCACG CCCCCCCCGGGGGTCTGTGCCTGCGGCTGCAGGTGCTGGGCCGCTGCCTGGCGGCGGTGGCGGCCGCCCACGCGTGGCTgacgggccgggccgggcggtaCCTGGCGGCCTGGGCGCTGCCTCAGTTCCTGCTGCTCACCCAGGGAGACCTGCAG GTGCTGAAGGCAGAGGCggagcagctggtgctgcaggcGAGCAGGACCTTCCCGGAGCCAggggacatccctggggacagccccccTGAGCCgctccccagccccccgggaTCCCCGTgggagctccagctgtgccggCAGATCCGCGACGTGGCCAACAGCATCCAG CTCTTCTCCGGGGACGTGCTCTGGATGTTCTCCACCAGCTGCAAGCGGCTCTCAGCTGAGATCTTTGACCAGACGATGCCCCTGGGCCGGCACTGGCGGCTCGGGCCCCGCGCTG agctgcccagctcccccagcgCCTACGCGGCGGCCGCGGTGCAGGCGGTGCTGGGGCAGGTGCTGCAGGGGGCCCAGGCCCTGCCCCACGATGCCCAGGTGCCCACCCTGGCACGGGTCACCACGGCCTTCCTGGAGGCCTGGATGGATCACATCCTGACCCGCCGCATCAAGTTCAG GGTGCCCTGCAGCTGCGGCGGGACTTCGAGGCGGCGCGGGAGCTGGTGTGCTCCGAGAGCTCCGGGCTGGCCCCCGAGGCGCGGCGGGCCCTGCGCGCGCTCTGCGTCTTCCGGCACACGGACACGGCCGTGCGgtgcctgctgcagcagccgGGGGGGCCGGGGACAGCCCCCCGCGCATGGGGCAGCCTCCGGCGCTGCT GCTCAGACGAAGGCGCCCACCCCCTGGAAGCATCCATGGAGCCTGTCCCTGGCCTGGACCCTCTGGAggggccgggcccgctcccGGGGACGCCCCCGCTGGCTGCGGAGGCcgatggcccggcccggcccgagTCCCCGTTCCCGGGCggccagcagcagtggctgtccctgcGGCTGCACCGAGCCCGCCGCTGGCGCGTGCCGGGGCTGCCGTGCGTGGGGAACAGCCCCGAGGGCTGACCCGCGATAA
- the CCDC142 gene encoding coiled-coil domain-containing protein 142 isoform X2 yields the protein MDAGGAERRGAELCLQVGDAGLGGLILLLLTARPGPGDGAARGDPPEPGGSRGPLARSLQRAEAMLRSVTPGLRRLLSPRPSRRGDTDDDDDEEDEAASIVVPLEQSFPALRRCLCVWEDPRTETFLGYVRPHPGGAGDFSADAARRRVAARGATLHALLQHRHQLRLARDFARRLEASSKFLRRLQAPPGPGEPGEPALRELCQELRAHAGHWAALLRRLRADAWLRALPRRRGQAVLHVRWALLLPALTAARLAGRRLEGRLRELGCRGGPAPASERLADLFQGLEIYNGVVRGLAEELGPEAEAPGAFTVGGVLRLLAAERGRAVARRLRPLLWPQSGDIRDGRVCWEDVALPWPPRHDAAERGAGAGTEPSGTEAPAALAAELQALCQEDEELMGQVFGALVASADSLWQPVLSESPEAPGLRPGSAGGWKAVRWLDAARGPVAATLSARYRLLLWESVGAVLGDSPGTPPATPSATVSAAWELSRALAVARVPAECREELGRLCLQLLCRSVLCSWDTDFTRALGSGLSDKCLETPGGSPGPGCSRTAQQLRCLFPALALALRCLRLLPPRPHAPPGGLCLRLQVLGRCLAAVAAAHAWLTGRAGRYLAAWALPQFLLLTQGDLQVLKAEAEQLVLQASRTFPEPGDIPGDSPPEPLPSPPGSPWELQLCRQIRDVANSIQLFSGDVLWMFSTSCKRLSAEIFDQTMPLGRHWRLGPRAELPSSPSAYAAAAVQAVLGQVLQGAQALPHDAQVPTLARVTTAFLEAWMDHILTRRIKFSLQGALQLRRDFEAARELVCSESSGLAPEARRALRALCVFRHTDTAVRCLLQQPGGPGTAPRAWGSLRRCCSDEGAHPLEASMEPVPGLDPLEGPGPLPGTPPLAAEADGPARPESPFPGGQQQWLSLRLHRARRWRVPGLPCVGNSPEG from the exons GCGGGTCGCGGGGGCCGCTGGCACGCTCCCTGCAGCGGGCAGAGGCCATGCTGCGCAGCGTCACCCCGGGGCTGCGCCGCCTGCTGTCCCCGCGGCCGAGCCGGCGCGGCGACACCGACGACGACGACGACGAGGAGGACGAAGCGGCGTCCATCGTGGTGCCGCTGGAGCAAAGCTTCCCAGCGCTGCGCCGCTGCCTGTGCGTCTGGGAGGACCCCCGCACCGAGACCTTCCTGGGGTACGTGCGGCCCCACCCCGGCGGCGCCGGCGACTTCTCGGCGGACGCGGCGCGGCGGCGCGTGGCGGCGCGCGGCGCGACCCTGCACGCGCTGCTGCAGCACCGCCACCAGCTGCGCCTGGCCCGCGACTTCGCCCGACGCCTCGAGGCCTCCTCCAAATTCCTGCGGCGGCTGCAGGCGCCGCCGGGGCCTGGCGAGCCCGGCGAGCCAGCGCTgcgggagctgtgccaggagctgcgGGCGCACGCCGGGCACTGGGCCGCGCTGCTGCGGCGGCTGCGGGCGGACGCGTGGCTGCGGGCGCTGCCGCGGCGCCGGGGCCAGGCCGTGCTGCACGTGCGCtgggcgctgctgctgccggcgcTGACGGCCGCGCGCCTGGCCGGCCGCCGCCTCGAGGGACGCCTGCGGGAGCTCGGCTGCCGCGGCGGGCCTGCCCCGGCCTCTGAGCGCCTGGCTGACCTCTTCCAGGGGCTGGAGATCTACAACGGCGTGGTGCGGGGGCTGGCGGAGGAGCTGGGCCCCGAGGCGGAGGCCCCCGGCGCCTTCACGGTGGGCGGGGTGCTGCGGCTGCTGGcggccgagcggggccgggccgtggCCCGGAGGCTCCGGCCGCTCCTGTGGCCGCAGAGTGGGGACATCAGGGATGGACGCGTCTGCTGGGAGGACGTGGCGCTGCCGTGGCCGCCGCGGCACGACGCGGCTGAGAGGGGCGCGGGGGCGGGCACAGAACCTTCCGGAACAGAGGCGCCAGCGGCGCTGGcggctgagctgcaggcgctGTGCCAGGAGGACGAGGAGCTGATGGGACAGGTTTTTGGGGCGCTGGTGGCCTCAGCCGACAGCCTGTGGCAGCCGGTGCTGTCCGAGAGCCCCGAGgcgccggggctgcggccgggcagcgccggcggCTGGAAGGCCGTGCGGTGGCTGGACGCCGCCCGCGGCCCCGTGGCTGCCACCCTGAGCGCCCGCTACcgcctgctgctctgggaatctgTGGGTGCCGTGCTGGGGGACAGCCCGGGCACcccccctgccacccccagcgCCACCGTCAGCGCGGCGTGGGAGCTGAGCCGCGCGCTCGCCGTGG cccgCGTGCCCGCTGAGTGCCGCGAGGAGCTGGGgcggctctgcctgcagctgctgtgccgGAGcgtcctctgcagctgggacacgG ATTTCACCCGTgctctgggctcagggctgtcaGACAAGTGCTTGGAGAccccgggggggtccccggggccGGGGTGCAGccgcacagcccagcagctccggTGCCTCTTCCCGGCCCTGGCGCTGGCCCTGCGCTGCCTGCGCCTGCTGCCCCCCCGCCCGCACG CCCCCCCCGGGGGTCTGTGCCTGCGGCTGCAGGTGCTGGGCCGCTGCCTGGCGGCGGTGGCGGCCGCCCACGCGTGGCTgacgggccgggccgggcggtaCCTGGCGGCCTGGGCGCTGCCTCAGTTCCTGCTGCTCACCCAGGGAGACCTGCAG GTGCTGAAGGCAGAGGCggagcagctggtgctgcaggcGAGCAGGACCTTCCCGGAGCCAggggacatccctggggacagccccccTGAGCCgctccccagccccccgggaTCCCCGTgggagctccagctgtgccggCAGATCCGCGACGTGGCCAACAGCATCCAG CTCTTCTCCGGGGACGTGCTCTGGATGTTCTCCACCAGCTGCAAGCGGCTCTCAGCTGAGATCTTTGACCAGACGATGCCCCTGGGCCGGCACTGGCGGCTCGGGCCCCGCGCTG agctgcccagctcccccagcgCCTACGCGGCGGCCGCGGTGCAGGCGGTGCTGGGGCAGGTGCTGCAGGGGGCCCAGGCCCTGCCCCACGATGCCCAGGTGCCCACCCTGGCACGGGTCACCACGGCCTTCCTGGAGGCCTGGATGGATCACATCCTGACCCGCCGCATCAAGTTCAG CCTGCAGGGTGCCCTGCAGCTGCGGCGGGACTTCGAGGCGGCGCGGGAGCTGGTGTGCTCCGAGAGCTCCGGGCTGGCCCCCGAGGCGCGGCGGGCCCTGCGCGCGCTCTGCGTCTTCCGGCACACGGACACGGCCGTGCGgtgcctgctgcagcagccgGGGGGGCCGGGGACAGCCCCCCGCGCATGGGGCAGCCTCCGGCGCTGCT GCTCAGACGAAGGCGCCCACCCCCTGGAAGCATCCATGGAGCCTGTCCCTGGCCTGGACCCTCTGGAggggccgggcccgctcccGGGGACGCCCCCGCTGGCTGCGGAGGCcgatggcccggcccggcccgagTCCCCGTTCCCGGGCggccagcagcagtggctgtccctgcGGCTGCACCGAGCCCGCCGCTGGCGCGTGCCGGGGCTGCCGTGCGTGGGGAACAGCCCCGAGGGCTGA
- the MOGS gene encoding LOW QUALITY PROTEIN: mannosyl-oligosaccharide glucosidase (The sequence of the model RefSeq protein was modified relative to this genomic sequence to represent the inferred CDS: deleted 1 base in 1 codon): MAGERRRRGGDGPRERPRERLRDRDPKLRQQQKPPRGSGRGRTALALTAAAAALALAVAAAAAGWRRWSEAARLVTPHPAPPAVPPGSTGPLASPTYFWGTYRPHVYFGMKTRSPRAVVTGLMWLQHGGSLRHTSEQSSGVSRYGWLMHDGENFGVQEIRDEGLLLRTEFVKQPGGDHGGDWSWRVTVKTEGEGPAPLLSLFFYVATDGQGTLRPVLENGTRLAAVAGTAQELGDFTLTFLPPTGEGGEGPKYASYNFLAAALPGLHRLTDLVRHSLRESSVFSPPGRPRRRFFGVSGAGGLPGEPPRGQLLLHQVTLEPPAALEVTLESGSAAPARRGRLAGPALSAALARHAAAFERRFEDTFGLGARGVPAPQRRFAQAALSEMLGGIGFFHGRSLLRSERREEPVPGMESVLFTAVPSRSCFPRGFLWDEGFHLLLLARWDAALARDILAHWLDLLNADGWIPREQILGDEARARVPPEFVLQHSDTANPPTLLLALERLLPDAPLPYLRRLSPRLRAWFEWLNRTQAGPEPFTFRWRGRDPDPERFLNPKTLSSGLDDYPRASHPSAQERHLDLRCWMALGARVLAALAERLGEPAAPYRDMAAALSDNALLDRLHWAPELGAFADFGNHSAAVALRWHRPAPAPGAPPPAPQLRREVREAPRPRFVGALGYVSLFPLLLQLLRADSPRLPALLGCMRGERQLWTPFGLRSLARDSPLYLRRNTEHDPPYWRGSVWVNINFLALRALRGYARAAGPHRERAAQIYRELRHNLVANVFRQYEATGFLWEHYRDSDGAGQGCRPFAGWSALVVLAMAEDY; encoded by the exons ATGGCGggcgagcggcggcggcgcggcggggatGGAccccgggagcggccccgggagcggctCCGCGACCGCGACCCGAAACTGCGGCAACAGCAAAAGCCCCCGCGGGGCTCCGGGCGGGGCCGGACGGCGCTGGCGCTcacagcggcggcggcggcgctggcgCTGGCtgtggcggcggcggccgccggcTGGAGGCGGTGGAGCGAAGCCGCCCGCCTCGTCACCCCGcaccccgcgccccccgccgtGCCCCCCGGGTCCACCGGGCCGCTCGCGTCGCCCACCTATTTCTGGGGCACGTACCGGCCTCACGTGTACTTCGGGATGAAGACGCGGAGCCCGCGCGCCGTGGTGACCG GGCTGATGTGGCTCCAGCACGGCGGCAGCTTGCGGCACACGAGCGAGCAGAGCAGCGGCGTGTCGCGGTACGGGTGGCTGATGCACGACGGGGAGAATTTCGGGGTGCAGGAGATCCGCGAtgaggggctgctgctgagaaCCGAGTTCGTGAAGCAGCCGGGGGGGGACCATGGCGGCGACTGGAGCTGGCGGGTCACCGTGAAGACGGAG GGCgagggcccggccccgctcctgTCCCTCTTCTTCTACGTGGCCACGGACGGGCAGGGCACGCTGCGGCCGGTGCTGGAGAACGGCACGCGGCTGGCGGCCGTGGCGGGCACGGCGCAGGAGCTCGGCGACTTCACCCTCACCTTCCTGCCCCCCACGGGCGAGGGCGGGGAGGGGCCCAAGTACGCCAG TTACAACTTCCTGGccgcggcgctgccggggctgcaCCGCCTCACCGACCTGGTGCGGCACAGCCTCCGCGAGAGCTCCGTGTTCTCCCCGCCGggccggccgcgccgccgctTCTTCGGGGTGTCCGGCGCTggggggctgcccggggagcccccgcgggggcagctgctgctgcaccaggtGACGCTGGAGCCGCCGGCGGCGCTGGAGGTGACGCTGGAGTCGGGCAGCGCGGCGccggcgcggcgcgggcggCTGGCGGGGCCGGCGCTGAGCGCGGCGCTGGCGCGGCACGCGGCCGCCTTCGAGCGCCGCTTCGAGGACACCTTCGGGCTGGGGGCGCGCGGGGTGCCCGCCCCGCAGCGCCGCTTCGCCCAGGCCGCCCTCAGCGAGATGCTGGGCGGCATCGGCTTCTTCCACGGCCGCTCGCTGCTGCGCTCGGAGCGCCGTGAGGAGCCCGTGCCCGGCATGGAGTCCGTGCTGTTCACGGCCGTGCCCTCGCGCTCCTGCTTCCCGCGCGGCTTCCTGTGGGACGAGGGcttccacctgctgctgctggcccgcTGGGACGCCGCGCTAGCCCGCGACATCCTGGCCCACTGGCTCGACCTGCTGAACGCCGACGGCTGGATCCCGCGGGAGCAGATCCTGGGGGACGAGGCGCGG GCGCGGGTGCCGCCCGAGTTCGTGCTGCAGCACAGCGACACGGCCAACCCCCCGACGCTGCTGCTGGCGCTGGAGCGGCTGCTGCCCGACGCGCCCCTGCCCTACCTGCGCCGCCTCTCCCCGCGCCTCCGCGCCTGGTTCGAGTGGCTCAACCGCACCCAGGCCGGCCCCGAGCCCTTCACCTTCCGCTGGCGCGGCCGCGACCCCGACCCCGAGCGCTTCCTGAACCCCAAGACTCTGTCGTCGGGGCTGGACGATTACCCGCGCGCCTCGCACCCGTCGGCCCAGGAGCGGCACCTGGACCTGCGCTGCTGGATGGCGCTGGGCGCCCGCGTGCTGGCGGCGCTGGCCGAGCGCCTGGGCGAGCCCGCCGCGCCCTACCGCGACATGGCCGCCGCGCTGAGCGACAACGCCCTGCTGGACCGCCTGCACTGGGCGCCCGAGCTGGGCGCCTTCGCCGACTTCGGCAACCACAGCGCGGCCGTGGCGCTGCGCTGGCACCGCCCGGCGCCCGCGCCCGGCGCGCccccgccggccccgcagctGCGGCGGGAGGTGCGGGAGGCGCCGCGGCCGCGCTTCGTGGGCGCCCTGGGCTACGTCAGCCTGTtcccgctgctgctgcagctgctgcgcgCGGACTCGCCGCGGCTGCCGGCGCTGCTGGGCTGCATGCGCGGCGAGCGGCAGCTGTGGACGCCCTTCGGGCTGCGCTCGCTGGCGCGGGACAGCCCGCTGTACCTGCGCCGCAACACCGAGCACGACCCGCCCTACTGGCGCGGCTCCGTCTGGGTCAACATCAACTTCctggcgctgcgggcgctgcgcggctacgcgcgggcggcggggccgcacCGGGAGCGCGCGGCGCAGATCTACCGCGAGCTGCGCCACAACCTGGTGGCCAACGTGTTCCGGCAGTACGAGGCCACCGGCTTCCTGTGGGAGCACTACCGGGACAGCGACGGCGCCGGGCAGGGCTGCCGCCCCTTCGCCGGCTGGTCCGCGCTCGTTGTGCTGGCCATGGCTGAGGACTATTGA
- the WBP1 gene encoding LOW QUALITY PROTEIN: WW domain-binding protein 1 (The sequence of the model RefSeq protein was modified relative to this genomic sequence to represent the inferred CDS: deleted 1 base in 1 codon) yields MERPGSAEGAWAALLGRQHPQAREFCPGVNNRPYVCETGHCCGESGCCTYYYELWWFWLLWTILILLSCCCAFRHRRAKLRLQQQQRQREINLIAYHGACHYPPSSGDLRLLASFKLPAYEEVAQRPGTPPPPYSPGSPSLSPGSSGGCSSCSCGCSCASSPSSSSLSAPGTDETDPEPGPGPAGGSAGRDCGSSSTGTAASWELPPPEEPPARGGPPKRAPPDLCEAEGRPCSDTEGGGDGAGRAVPGGCPGRHRRLTGDSGIEVGRGVEEEEGEAEGCGGAGGGGGPGSPVLPV; encoded by the exons ATGGAGCGGCCCGGGAGCGCCGAGGGGGCCTGGGCCGCGCTGCTGGGCCGGCAGCACCCGCAG GCCCGGGAGTTCTGCCCGGGGGTGAACAACCGGCCCTACGTGTGCGAGACCGGGCACTGCTGCGGGGAGAGCGGCTGCTGCACCTACTACTACGAGCTGTGGT GGTTCTGGCTGCTCTGGACCATCCTGatcctgctgagctgctgctgcgcCTTCCGGCACCGCCGCGCCAAGCTgcgcctgcagcagcagcagcggcagcgcgAGATCAACCTCATCGCCTACCACGGTGCCTGCCACTACCCGCCCTCCTCGGGGGACCTCC ggctgctggcctCCTTCAAGCTGCCGGCGTACGAGGAGGTGGCGCAGCGCCCCGGGACGCCGCCGCCGCCCtacagccccggcagcccctcGCTGTCGCCCGGCTCCTcggggggctgcagctcctgctcctgcggCTGCTCCTGCGCCTCCTCGCCCAGCAGCTCCTCGCTGTCGGCGCCGGGCACCGACGAGACGGACCCGGagccgggcccgggcccggcggggGGCAGCGCGGGCCGTGACTGCGGCTCCAGCAGCACCGGCACCGCggccagctgggagctgcccccGCCCGAGGAGCCGCCGGCCCGCGGGGGACCCCCAAAACGagcgcccccggacttgtgcgAGGCCGAGGGTCGCCCCTGCTCCGACACCGAGGGGGGCGGGGACGGGGCGGGCAGAGCTGTGCCGGGGGGGTGCCCCGGGAGGCACCGGCGGCTCACGGGGGATTCGGGCATCGAGGTGGGCCGGGGTgtagaggaggaggagggcgaggctgagggctgtgggggagCGGGGGGTGGT GGGGGGCCCGGCTCGCCCGTGCTGCCTGTCTGA